A section of the Punica granatum isolate Tunisia-2019 unplaced genomic scaffold, ASM765513v2 Contig00542, whole genome shotgun sequence genome encodes:
- the LOC116191014 gene encoding uncharacterized protein LOC116191014 encodes DRNREDYNLGSIKMKIPSFHSYSELKKVKVAAIEFSDYAIVWWDQLMINRRRNREPPIATWEEMKRVMRKRFVPSYYYRELYNKLQSLRQGNRSVEEYFKEMEVAMIRANIEEDREATMARFLAGLNREIQNAVELQHYVELEDMVHMAIKIENQFKRRGNTRASQSPSTSTWKPNQSKKDEKQSTSMLKTEQKREATSHVPQGKTDISTSRNLDIKCFKCQGRGHIASQCPNKRVMLMRDNGDIVTDTEDSDTDDMPPLEDVPEEEYLAPDALTLVARRALSLQTKGVEEVQRENIFHTRCYIKDKVCSVIIDGGSCTNVASATMVEKLRLPMVKHPRPYKLQWLNDSGEIRVNKQVLVAFRIGKYEDEVLCDVVPMQAGHLLLGRPWQFDRREYEDVFPEETPHGLPPIRGIEHQIDFVPGATIPNRPAYRSNPEETKELQRQVKELLEKGYVGESLSPCAVPVILVPKKDGTWRFVVSAQGIQVDEEKVRAIQEWPSPTSVSNVRSFHGLASFYRRFVKDFSSIAAPLTEVIKKNVGFRWGEEQEKAFQLIKEKLTNAPLLSLPNFSKTFEIECDASGVGIGAVLMQEGRPIAYFSEKLSGAALNYPTYDKELYALVRALETWQHYLWPKEFVIHTDHESLKHLKGQHKLNKRHARWVEFIETFPYVIRYKQGKENVVADALSRRHDDFLFRENKLCVPNCSLRELLVQESHGGGLMGHFGVAKTLAILQEHFYWPHMKRDVERICGRCITCRQAKSRVQPNGLYTPLPIPSEPWIDISTDFVLGLPRTKRGRDSIFVVVDRFSKMAHFIPCHKTDDASHVADLFFREIVRLHGMPRTIVSDRDAKFLSYFWKTLWCKLGTKLLFSTTCHPQTDGQTEVVNRTLSTLLRAIIKKNIKTWEECLPHVEFAYNRSVHSATKFSPFEVVYGFNPLTPLDLSPLPLIWLHMRKERFPAQRRSKLLPRGDGPFQVLERINDNAYKL; translated from the exons gataggaatcgggaagattataacttgggtagtattaagatgaaaatcccatcgttcc atagttattccgagctgaagaaagtcaaagtggcagcaattgaattctcggattatgcaattgtttggtgggatcaattgatgataaataggcgaagaaatagagagccacctatagctacgtgggaggaaatgaaaagggtgatgaggaagcgatttgttcctagttattactaccgggagctgtataataagttacaaagtcttaggcaaggtaaccggagtgtagaggaatattttaaggagatggaagtggccatgattagagctaacatagaggaggatcgagaggctactatggcaagatttttggctggattgaaccgagaaattcaaaatgccgtggaattacaacattatgtggagttggaggatatggtgcacatggccatcaagattgagaaccagttcaagaggagaggcaatacacgtgcaagccaaagtccaagcacatccacttggaaaccgaatcagtcgaagaaagatgagaagcaatccacgtcgatgttgaaaaccgagcaaaagcgagaagcaaccagccatgttcctcaaggtaaaaccgacatttctacctccaggaatcttgacattaagtgttttaaatgccaaggcaggggacacatagcaagtcaatgcccaaacaagcgggtcatgctgatgcgagacaatggtgacattgtgaccgacactgaagattccgacaccgatgacatgcccccattggaggacgttcccgaagaggaatatttagctccagatgcattgacattggtggcaaggagagcattaagcttgcaaacaaaaggagttgaagaagtgcagcgggagaacatctttcacactaggtgctacatcaaagacaaggtatgtagtgtgattattgatggtggtagttgtactaatgtcgcaagtgcaacaatggtggaaaaattaagactgcccatggtgaagcaccctaggccgtacaagctgcaatggttgaatgatagtggtgagataagggtgaacaagcaggtgttagttgcatttcgaatcggtaaatacgaagatgaagtgttgtgtgatgtagtaccgatgcaagcaggacacttgttgctagggcgtccatggcaatttgatagacga gagtatgaggatgtctttcccgaggaaacaccacatggcttacctccaatccgagggattgaacatcaaattgattttgttcccggtgcgacaattccaaaccgaccagcctataggagcaatcctgaggagacaaaggagcttcaacggcaggtaaaggagttgttagagaaagggtacgtgggggagagcttgagcccatgcgctgttccagtaatacttgtacctaagaaggatgggacgtgga gatttgttgttagtgcacaaggtatacaggttgatgaggagaaggtacgtgcaatccaagagtggcctagtcccacaagtgtaagtaatgttcgtagttttcatggacttgctagtttctatcggcggttcgtgaaggactttagtagcatagcagcaccacttactgaagtgatcaagaaaaacgttggatttagatggggagaagaacaagagaaggcgtttcagctaatcaaagagaagctgaccaacgctcctttattatctttacctaacttttctaaaacttttgagattgaatgtgatgcttcaggtgttggtataggtgcagttctcatgcaggaaggacgaccaattgcttacttcagcgaaaaactaagcggtgcagccttaaactatccaacttatgataaagagttgtatgcattggttcgagctttagagacgtggcagcactacctatggcctaaggagttcgtgatacacaccgatcatgagtccttgaaacacttgaagggccaacacaaactaaacaaaagacatgcccgatgggtggagttcattgagacgtttccatacgtcattcggtataagcaaggtaaggagaatgtggtcgccgatgcactttctcgcag gcatgatgactttctgtttcgagagaataagttatgcgtgccaaattgttccttgagagagttattagtgcaggaatcacatggtgggggattaatgggacattttggagtagcaaagactttagctattttgcaagaacacttctattggccacatatgaaaagagatgttgagagaatttgtggtagatgcattacgtgtaggcaagctaaatccagagtgcagcctaacggtttgtatactcctttaccaattcctagtgagccttggattgatatttcaacggactttgtgttaggattacctaggactaaacgtgggagagattcaatttttgtggttgtggatagattttctaagatggcacactttattccatgtcacaaaacggatgatgcctcgcatgttgctgatttgttctttagggagattgtgaggttacatggcatgcctagaacaattgtttcggatagagatgctaagttcttgagctatttttggaagactttgtggtgtaagttaggtactaagctgttattttctactacttgtcacccacaaactgatggtcaaacggaagtagtaaatagaactttgtctactttgttgagggcaatcataaaaaaaaacattaaaacatgggaagagtgtttaccacatgttgagtttgcttataacagatctgttcattccgctactaaattttcaccatttgaagttgtttatggatttaatcctttaactccattggatttatctcctttacctttga tttggttgcatatgaggaaagagagatttccggcgcaaagacgttccaaactgcttccaagaggagatggaccttttcaagtcctggagcgcatcaatgacaatgcttataaacta